From Brachionichthys hirsutus isolate HB-005 chromosome 16, CSIRO-AGI_Bhir_v1, whole genome shotgun sequence, a single genomic window includes:
- the arf2a gene encoding ADP-ribosylation factor 2a translates to MGGFASLLSRLFSKKEMRILMVGLDAAGKTTILYKLKLGEIVTTIPTIGFNVETVEYKNISFTVWDVGGQDKIRPLWRHYFQNTQGLIFVVDSNDKERISEASDELKRMLSEDELRDAVLLVFANKQDLPNAMSTTDITEKMGLHCLRSRKWHLQSTCATTGDGLYEGLDWLSEQLKKAK, encoded by the exons ATGGGCGGTTTTGCCAGTTTGCTCAGTCGGTTGTTTAGCAAGAAAGAAATGAGGATCCTGATGGTTGGGTTGGATGCTGCTGGAAAGACCACCATCCTTTACAAGCTCAAATTGGGAGAAATTGTTACCACCATACCTACCAttg GTTTTAATGTTGAGACTGTCGAATACAAGAACATAAGTTTTACAGTATGGGATGTTGGTGGCCAGGACAAAATCAGGCCACTCTGGAGGCATTACTTCCAAAACACACAAG GTCTGATATTTGTCGTGGACAGCAACGACAAGGAGCGAATCAGTGAGGCGAGTGATGAGCTGAAGCGGATGTTGTCTGAGGATGAGTTGAGGGACGCTGTGCTCCTCGTGTTTGCCAACAAACAG GACCTGCCCAATGCCATGAGTACAACTGATATCACAGAAAAGATGGGCCTGCACTGCCTCCGTAGTCGGAAGTGGCACCTCCAGTCCACCTGCGCCACGACTGGAGACGGCCTCTACGAGGGGCTTGACTGGCTGTCGGAGCAGCTAAAGAAAGCAAAGTGA